A genomic segment from Modestobacter roseus encodes:
- a CDS encoding MFS transporter, giving the protein MADRAGTVRALLSRPDFRRLLTTRLSGQFGDGVFQAALAGTVLFNPSRAADPVDVAAGFAVLLLPYSLIGPFTGVWLDRWSRRQVLLLANVVRAGLVAVVAALILADVAGPAFYAAGLLVVSVNRFVLSALSAGLPHTADEPSLVSANALSTTSGAVAAVLGGGSAILASALAGSGNGGYALLAAGSAVPYLIASAVVAGFARGHLGPDHDVPPDRAGVRDVLHGMVAGARHVLAHPPATAVLTVMAVHRLFYGLLTLVVLLLYRNTFTDGGGLFPGGLAGLGQVLALGAVGTLLAAAVTPAAVRRLGKARWITLMLAVGGVGQLALGGLFRPTTTVAAVFTLGFVAQAVKICVDTTLQESVDDDFRGRVFSVYDTLFNVTFVVSLIAGAFLLPASGESVAALVGVGAGYLLTAAAFARWCARRQRRISDTLHPGEPVADARRRPELGRDRRPATSGNATS; this is encoded by the coding sequence ATGGCAGACCGAGCGGGGACCGTGCGTGCCCTGCTCTCCCGCCCCGACTTCCGCCGGCTCCTGACCACCCGGCTGTCCGGCCAGTTCGGTGACGGGGTGTTCCAGGCCGCGCTGGCCGGCACGGTGCTGTTCAACCCCTCCCGCGCGGCCGACCCGGTCGACGTCGCGGCCGGGTTCGCCGTCCTGCTGCTGCCGTACTCGCTGATCGGCCCGTTCACCGGCGTCTGGCTGGACCGCTGGAGCCGGCGGCAGGTGCTGCTGCTGGCGAACGTCGTGCGGGCCGGGCTGGTGGCCGTGGTGGCCGCGCTGATCCTCGCCGACGTGGCCGGGCCGGCGTTCTACGCCGCGGGCCTGCTCGTCGTCTCGGTCAACCGGTTCGTGCTCTCGGCGCTCTCCGCCGGGCTGCCGCACACCGCCGACGAGCCCTCCCTGGTGTCGGCGAACGCACTGTCGACCACCTCCGGCGCGGTCGCGGCGGTGCTCGGCGGCGGGTCCGCGATCCTGGCGAGCGCCCTGGCCGGCTCCGGGAACGGCGGCTACGCGCTGCTCGCGGCCGGCTCCGCCGTGCCGTACCTGATCGCCTCGGCGGTGGTCGCCGGCTTCGCCCGCGGCCACCTGGGCCCTGACCACGACGTCCCGCCGGACCGCGCCGGCGTGCGCGACGTGCTGCACGGGATGGTCGCCGGCGCCCGGCACGTGCTCGCGCACCCGCCGGCCACCGCGGTGCTGACCGTGATGGCCGTGCACCGGCTGTTCTACGGCCTGCTCACGCTCGTCGTCCTGCTCCTGTACCGCAACACCTTCACCGACGGGGGCGGGCTGTTCCCCGGCGGACTGGCCGGGCTGGGGCAGGTGCTCGCACTCGGCGCGGTGGGCACGCTGCTCGCCGCGGCGGTCACGCCGGCGGCGGTGCGGCGGCTGGGCAAGGCGCGCTGGATCACCCTGATGCTCGCCGTCGGCGGCGTCGGGCAGCTGGCCCTCGGCGGGCTGTTCCGGCCGACGACGACGGTGGCCGCGGTGTTCACCCTCGGGTTCGTCGCCCAGGCGGTGAAGATCTGCGTCGACACCACCCTGCAGGAGTCGGTGGACGACGACTTCCGCGGCCGGGTGTTCTCGGTCTACGACACCCTGTTCAACGTCACCTTCGTCGTGTCGCTGATCGCCGGGGCGTTCCTGCTGCCCGCCTCCGGGGAGAGCGTGGCCGCGCTGGTCGGGGTCGGCGCGGGTTACCTGCTCACCGCGGCGGCGTTCGCCCGGTGGTGCGCCCGGCGCCAGCGTCGGATCTCCGACACCCTGCACCCCGGGGAACCGGTCGCCGACGCGCGTCGGCGACCGGAGCTCGGGCGGGACCGCCGGCCGGCTACGAGCGGGAACGCCACCAGCTGA
- a CDS encoding CCA tRNA nucleotidyltransferase, translating into MSAQPPPRRPSEPVPPAVQETVRALVDVEPVLVELGRRFVAAGFEVHLVGGSVRDALLAAGSSSAAPPGDLDLTTSAHPEQTLQLLRGWAGSTWNAGIAFGTVGAEIRGQRVEITTFRADRYDRESRNPEVAWGTSLVDDLARRDFTVNAMAVSLGPDRTVTDPFGGLGDLLAGRLRTPGAAADSFADDPLRMLRAVRFVAQLGLTPDDEVVRAMTDMHQELGRITAERVQHELSRTLRGDAPAAALDLLVSTGLADVVLPELSALRMEIDEHHQHKDVYAHSLTVLDQAIALEKADPAVEGPDLVLRLAALLHDIGKPATRRHEAGGRVSFHHHEVVGAKLVRKRLLALKYPKDVVEAVSRLTFLHLRFHGYGRGEWTDSAVRRYVTDAGDLLPRLHKLVRSDCTTRNRRRAAALSATYDSLEARIAELAEQEDLARVRPDLDGNRIMELLGIQPGPDVGQAWRFLKELRLERGPLDPADAEAELLSWWRSRS; encoded by the coding sequence GTGTCCGCACAGCCCCCGCCCCGCCGTCCGAGCGAGCCCGTGCCCCCGGCGGTCCAGGAGACCGTCCGCGCGCTGGTCGACGTCGAGCCGGTGCTGGTCGAACTGGGCCGGCGGTTCGTCGCCGCCGGGTTCGAGGTGCACCTGGTCGGCGGATCGGTCCGCGACGCGCTCCTGGCCGCCGGGTCGTCGTCGGCGGCGCCGCCCGGCGACCTGGACCTGACCACCAGCGCGCACCCCGAGCAGACGCTCCAGCTGCTGCGCGGCTGGGCCGGTTCCACGTGGAACGCCGGGATCGCCTTCGGCACGGTGGGCGCGGAGATCCGCGGCCAGCGGGTGGAGATCACCACCTTCCGGGCCGACCGGTACGACCGGGAGTCCCGGAACCCGGAGGTCGCCTGGGGGACGTCGCTCGTCGACGACCTCGCCCGGCGCGACTTCACCGTGAACGCGATGGCCGTCTCCCTCGGGCCCGACCGCACGGTCACCGACCCCTTCGGCGGGCTGGGTGACCTGCTGGCCGGCCGGCTGCGCACCCCGGGTGCGGCGGCGGACTCCTTCGCCGACGACCCGCTGCGGATGCTGCGCGCGGTGCGCTTCGTCGCCCAGCTCGGGCTGACCCCCGACGACGAGGTCGTCCGAGCGATGACCGACATGCACCAGGAGCTGGGCCGGATCACCGCCGAGCGGGTGCAGCACGAGCTGTCGCGCACCCTGCGGGGCGATGCCCCCGCGGCCGCCCTGGACCTGCTGGTCTCGACCGGCCTGGCCGACGTGGTGCTGCCCGAGCTCTCCGCGCTGCGCATGGAGATCGACGAGCACCACCAGCACAAGGACGTCTACGCCCACTCCCTCACCGTGCTGGACCAGGCGATCGCGCTGGAGAAGGCCGACCCGGCGGTCGAGGGCCCGGACCTGGTGCTGCGGCTGGCGGCGCTGCTGCACGACATCGGGAAGCCGGCGACCCGGCGGCACGAGGCCGGCGGCCGGGTCTCCTTCCACCACCACGAGGTGGTCGGCGCGAAGCTGGTGCGCAAGCGGCTGCTCGCGCTGAAGTACCCCAAGGACGTCGTCGAGGCGGTCTCCCGGCTGACCTTCCTGCACCTGCGCTTCCACGGCTACGGCCGCGGGGAGTGGACCGACTCCGCCGTCCGGCGCTACGTCACCGACGCCGGCGACCTGCTCCCCCGGCTGCACAAGCTGGTCCGCTCCGACTGCACCACCCGCAACCGGCGGCGCGCGGCGGCGCTGTCGGCGACCTACGACTCGCTCGAGGCGCGGATCGCCGAGCTGGCCGAGCAGGAGGACCTGGCCCGCGTGCGGCCGGACCTCGACGGCAACCGGATCATGGAGTTGCTGGGCATCCAGCCGGGCCCGGACGTGGGCCAGGCGTGGCGGTTCCTCAAGGAGCTGCGCCTGGAGCGGGGTCCGCTCGACCCCGCGGACGCCGAGGCCGAGCTGCTCAGCTGGTGGCGTTCCCGCTCGTAG
- a CDS encoding NUDIX hydrolase: protein MAGTGGRQRPGRRLRRVDETSAGGLVVADDDVTGPRAALIGRTDRRGRLLWSLPKGHIEEGETPADTAVREVAEETGIIGEVVAPLGIIDFWFVADGRRVHKTVHHFLLRAVGGALSDADVEVTEVAWVPLTELRSRLAYADERALVERAPGLLADSA, encoded by the coding sequence ATGGCTGGGACGGGCGGGCGACAGCGCCCCGGCCGCCGGCTGCGCCGCGTCGACGAGACCTCGGCGGGGGGTCTGGTGGTCGCTGACGACGACGTCACCGGCCCGCGCGCGGCCCTGATCGGCCGCACCGACCGCCGCGGCCGCCTGCTCTGGTCCCTGCCCAAGGGGCACATCGAGGAGGGCGAGACGCCGGCCGACACCGCCGTCCGCGAGGTCGCCGAGGAGACCGGCATCATCGGCGAGGTGGTCGCCCCGCTGGGCATCATCGACTTCTGGTTCGTCGCCGACGGGCGGCGCGTGCACAAGACCGTGCACCACTTCCTGCTGCGCGCGGTCGGTGGCGCGCTGTCCGACGCCGACGTCGAGGTCACCGAGGTGGCCTGGGTGCCCCTGACCGAACTGCGGAGCCGGTTGGCCTACGCCGACGAGCGGGCCCTCGTCGAGCGGGCCCCGGGCCTGCTGGCCGACAGCGCGTGA
- a CDS encoding DUF6049 family protein, protein MNRRAAGRADGRRSSSALRRAGVLTGLLGVVGGFLATPAAAAPADDAGTDRPVVVDVDRIEPRTVVPGAAVEVSGVLENTTDETWSDLTVRLQRGEVLTSRAELADAADDPDDVTNVVTSFQPVPGELAPGGRLPFSYLAPAEELQLDADGVYRVLVNVNGTDEEGFTERVGDLSTWLVAQPAEPATRTTVAWLWPLTDRPHRGPSGAFTDDDLAEQVASGGRLDRAVTTLEQLAGVPAGAPGGSAPEVPVTLAVDPALLEELATMAAGDYTVDPPDGDPRAGTGSEAAAALLARLRGLADDHPVVALPYADVDASALVAAGRPAAVLRALPGTSAGTARQPLDDGAGLTDGATEAPTGDTGAGAGAAIVREVLEVTPRTDLAWPVGGAADPATLEVLQEGGASTVLLTEGAVTEGDRATGAVGRAATAAASVTTDGDPLPALVADGRLADLVAGVTTDPDPADGRLAEQRYLAELGALTTQLRGAGGQSVLVVPPRRVDPDPATVAAMMTDTARLPWLAPGSVASLATGPSVEVGGPVAEPAGERLSPAGVAELARAVAVRDDVAAAVSGEPATALAGYDAAIARAGSAAWRGDPAAFARAVSRVRETLLRLQDEVTLVSPAEGTYSLASSSAPLVLTVQNDLPFAVAVRVELQARGNVGLTTEDIGVQVLQPLSRTNLEVPAEVQQSGGFQVTAQLTTPSGAPLGEAVRLQVKSTAYGPVTLAITVGAAALLGLLFLRRLVRYLLARRRGTADEAPGAGDPAAPAPARSPV, encoded by the coding sequence GTGAACCGGCGGGCCGCCGGCCGCGCCGACGGCCGCCGCTCCTCCTCCGCCCTGCGGCGCGCCGGCGTCCTCACCGGGCTGCTGGGGGTGGTCGGCGGGTTCCTCGCGACCCCCGCGGCCGCCGCCCCGGCCGACGACGCGGGCACCGACCGGCCGGTCGTGGTCGACGTCGACCGGATCGAGCCGCGCACCGTCGTGCCGGGCGCCGCCGTCGAGGTGAGCGGGGTGCTGGAGAACACCACCGACGAGACGTGGTCGGACCTGACGGTGCGGCTGCAGCGCGGTGAGGTGCTCACCAGCCGGGCCGAGCTGGCCGACGCCGCCGACGACCCGGACGACGTCACCAACGTGGTGACCTCCTTCCAGCCGGTGCCCGGCGAGCTGGCGCCGGGCGGCCGGCTGCCCTTCTCCTACCTGGCCCCGGCCGAGGAGCTGCAGCTGGACGCCGACGGCGTCTACCGGGTGCTGGTGAACGTCAACGGCACCGACGAGGAGGGGTTCACCGAGCGGGTCGGGGACCTCTCCACCTGGTTGGTCGCCCAGCCGGCGGAGCCGGCCACCCGCACGACCGTCGCCTGGCTCTGGCCGCTGACCGACCGGCCGCACCGCGGCCCCAGCGGTGCCTTCACCGACGACGACCTGGCCGAGCAGGTGGCCTCCGGCGGTCGCCTGGACCGGGCGGTCACCACCCTCGAACAGCTCGCCGGCGTGCCGGCCGGGGCTCCGGGTGGCAGCGCACCGGAGGTGCCGGTCACCCTCGCCGTCGACCCGGCGCTGCTGGAGGAGCTCGCGACGATGGCCGCCGGTGACTACACCGTCGACCCGCCGGACGGCGACCCCCGTGCCGGCACCGGCAGCGAGGCCGCCGCGGCCCTGCTCGCGCGGCTGCGCGGGCTGGCCGACGACCACCCCGTGGTCGCGCTGCCCTACGCCGACGTCGACGCCTCGGCGCTGGTGGCCGCCGGCCGGCCGGCCGCGGTGCTGCGGGCGCTGCCGGGCACCTCGGCGGGCACCGCCCGGCAGCCGCTGGACGACGGCGCCGGCCTCACCGACGGCGCCACCGAGGCCCCGACCGGCGACACCGGGGCCGGGGCCGGGGCCGCGATCGTCCGCGAGGTGCTCGAGGTGACACCGCGCACCGACCTCGCCTGGCCGGTCGGCGGCGCCGCCGACCCGGCGACCCTCGAGGTGCTCCAGGAGGGCGGGGCGAGCACGGTCCTGCTCACCGAGGGGGCGGTCACCGAGGGCGACCGGGCCACCGGGGCCGTCGGCCGGGCGGCCACCGCCGCCGCCTCCGTGACCACGGACGGCGACCCGCTGCCCGCGCTCGTCGCCGACGGCCGGCTCGCCGACCTGGTGGCCGGGGTCACCACCGATCCGGACCCGGCCGACGGCCGGCTGGCCGAGCAGCGCTACCTGGCCGAGCTCGGCGCGCTGACCACCCAGCTGCGCGGCGCCGGTGGGCAGAGCGTCCTCGTCGTCCCGCCCCGCCGGGTCGACCCCGACCCGGCGACGGTCGCGGCGATGATGACCGACACCGCCCGGCTGCCCTGGCTGGCCCCGGGTTCCGTGGCGTCCCTGGCGACCGGCCCGTCCGTCGAGGTCGGCGGACCCGTCGCCGAGCCGGCCGGCGAGCGGCTGTCCCCGGCCGGGGTGGCCGAGCTCGCCCGCGCCGTCGCCGTCCGGGACGACGTCGCCGCCGCCGTCTCGGGTGAGCCGGCGACCGCGCTGGCCGGGTACGACGCCGCCATCGCCCGCGCCGGCTCCGCGGCCTGGCGCGGCGACCCCGCGGCCTTCGCCCGCGCCGTGTCCCGGGTCCGGGAGACCCTGCTCCGGCTGCAGGACGAGGTCACCCTGGTCTCGCCGGCGGAGGGCACGTACAGCCTCGCGTCGAGCAGCGCGCCCCTGGTGCTCACCGTGCAGAACGACCTCCCGTTCGCCGTCGCCGTGCGAGTGGAACTGCAGGCCCGGGGCAACGTCGGCCTGACCACCGAGGACATCGGCGTGCAGGTGCTCCAGCCGCTGTCCCGGACCAACCTGGAGGTGCCCGCGGAGGTGCAGCAGTCCGGCGGGTTCCAGGTGACCGCCCAGCTGACCACCCCCAGCGGGGCACCCCTGGGCGAGGCCGTCCGGCTGCAGGTCAAGAGCACGGCCTACGGGCCGGTGACCCTGGCGATCACCGTGGGCGCCGCCGCTCTGCTGGGGCTGCTCTTCCTGCGCCGCCTGGTGCGCTACCTGCTCGCCCGTCGCCGCGGCACCGCCGACGAGGCCCCCGGTGCGGGCGACCCGGCCGCCCCGGCGCCGGCCCGGAGCCCGGTGTGA
- the murJ gene encoding murein biosynthesis integral membrane protein MurJ, which translates to MTEVVPLRRTGLPPVPPPRVRRFVPGPDDTQLIPAFPAMRPLDETDEESEQREGAPGGSSSILRAAGTMAVASLVSRLTGFLRTVVLTAALGLAAVGNAYTVANTLPNIVYELLLGGVLTSVVVPLLVSAQEKHADGGVGYTQRLLTLATAALAALTVVAVLAAPALTWLMGIRDDPATPGQVELANWLARILLVEIVFYGIGALATAVLNARQVFGPPAWAPVLNNLVVIATGAVFLLAAGPGELTPLTITPFQVWLLGIGTTLGIAVQALVLLPLLSRNGVPLRPRWGLRGTGLGEAGTLGLWVIGYVLVSQVGVVVASIVANQAAAAGGLGPFAFSNASLLFQMPYGIIGVALLTALLPRMSRAAARRDMDGVVADLTLGTRLSATGLLPVTALLMVLGPTIGVLAFARGNADVTDARGVGVALAFGAFGLLPMALTLLQLRVFYAMKDARTPTLIQVAMVAVRVPLLLVVPVLVEPEHVVAGLMVATSVTYLAGWLAGSVALQRKLGVRAGGEAGVTVARMTLVSVVGGALGWVVVSLAGRALGTSVPGSLGTVALGTVVIGIAVVAGAVVVGVPELREAWAGVRARLGTPRRSGRRGA; encoded by the coding sequence GTGACGGAGGTCGTGCCGCTCCGGCGGACCGGGCTGCCCCCCGTCCCGCCACCCCGGGTCCGCCGCTTCGTCCCCGGCCCCGACGACACCCAGCTCATCCCCGCCTTCCCGGCGATGCGCCCCCTCGACGAGACCGACGAGGAGAGCGAGCAGCGGGAGGGCGCCCCCGGTGGCAGCAGCAGCATCCTGCGCGCCGCCGGGACCATGGCGGTGGCCAGCCTGGTCTCCCGCCTCACCGGCTTCCTGCGGACCGTCGTGCTCACCGCCGCCCTGGGTCTGGCCGCCGTCGGCAACGCCTACACGGTCGCCAACACGCTGCCCAACATCGTCTACGAGCTGCTGCTCGGCGGTGTGCTGACCTCGGTCGTCGTCCCGCTGCTGGTCAGCGCGCAGGAGAAGCACGCCGACGGCGGGGTGGGGTACACCCAGCGACTCCTCACCCTGGCCACCGCCGCGCTGGCCGCGCTCACCGTGGTCGCGGTGCTCGCCGCCCCGGCGCTGACCTGGCTGATGGGCATCCGGGACGACCCCGCGACCCCGGGACAGGTGGAGCTGGCCAACTGGCTGGCCCGCATCCTCCTGGTCGAGATCGTCTTCTACGGGATCGGGGCGCTGGCCACCGCGGTGCTGAACGCACGGCAGGTCTTCGGGCCACCGGCGTGGGCGCCGGTGCTGAACAACCTCGTCGTCATCGCCACCGGCGCGGTGTTCCTCCTCGCCGCCGGGCCCGGTGAGCTCACCCCCCTCACCATCACCCCCTTCCAGGTCTGGCTGCTGGGCATCGGCACGACCCTGGGCATCGCCGTCCAGGCGCTGGTGCTGCTGCCCCTGCTCAGCCGCAACGGCGTGCCCCTCCGCCCCCGGTGGGGCCTGCGGGGTACCGGCCTGGGCGAAGCCGGCACGCTCGGGCTCTGGGTGATCGGCTACGTCCTGGTCAGCCAGGTGGGCGTGGTGGTGGCCAGCATCGTCGCCAACCAGGCGGCCGCCGCCGGTGGGCTGGGCCCGTTCGCGTTCAGCAACGCCAGCCTGCTGTTCCAGATGCCGTACGGGATCATCGGCGTCGCGCTGCTCACCGCACTGCTGCCCCGGATGAGCCGTGCGGCCGCCCGGCGCGACATGGACGGCGTCGTCGCCGACCTCACCCTGGGCACCCGGCTGTCGGCGACCGGCCTGCTGCCCGTGACCGCCCTGCTGATGGTCCTGGGGCCCACCATCGGCGTCCTCGCCTTCGCTCGGGGCAACGCCGACGTCACCGATGCGCGCGGGGTGGGCGTCGCCCTCGCCTTCGGCGCCTTCGGCCTGCTGCCCATGGCGCTCACCCTGCTCCAGCTGCGGGTCTTCTACGCGATGAAGGACGCCCGCACCCCCACGCTCATCCAGGTGGCCATGGTCGCCGTGCGCGTGCCGCTGCTGCTGGTCGTCCCGGTGCTGGTCGAGCCCGAGCACGTGGTCGCCGGCCTGATGGTGGCCACCAGCGTCACCTACCTCGCCGGCTGGCTGGCCGGCAGCGTGGCGCTGCAGCGCAAGCTCGGGGTCCGGGCCGGCGGCGAGGCAGGGGTCACGGTGGCCCGGATGACCCTGGTCTCGGTCGTCGGCGGGGCCCTGGGGTGGGTCGTCGTGTCCCTCGCCGGACGCGCGCTCGGCACGTCGGTACCGGGCTCGCTCGGTACGGTCGCGCTCGGTACCGTGGTCATCGGCATCGCGGTCGTCGCGGGTGCCGTGGTGGTCGGCGTCCCCGAGCTCAGGGAGGCGTGGGCCGGTGTCCGGGCCCGCCTCGGCACGCCACGGCGGTCCGGCCGGCGCGGTGCCTGA
- the trxB gene encoding thioredoxin-disulfide reductase, giving the protein MPPAEHDGVRDLIIIGSGPAGYTAATYAARANLHPLVFEGSQFGGALMTTTEVENYPGFPEGIQGPQLMDDMRTQAERFGAELVPADVTEVDLTVDPKIVKVGSEVHRAHAVIVATGSKYRYLGLDNEQRLLGHGVSACATCDGFFFRDQDIVVVGGGDSAMEEATFLTRFAKSVTVVHRRTELRASKIMQKRAQDNEKIRWALGKQVTDVHGDTAVSAVELTDVETGATEQLPVSGLFVAIGHDPRTELFAGQLKLDDEGYIVAEHPTTRTNIDGVFACGDVVDNIYRQAITSAGTGAKAAIDAERWLADAFDER; this is encoded by the coding sequence ATCCCCCCGGCGGAGCACGACGGCGTCCGCGACCTGATCATCATCGGGTCCGGCCCGGCCGGGTACACCGCCGCCACCTACGCCGCCCGGGCGAACCTGCACCCGCTGGTGTTCGAGGGCTCCCAGTTCGGCGGCGCACTGATGACCACCACCGAGGTGGAGAACTATCCCGGCTTCCCCGAGGGGATCCAGGGCCCGCAGCTGATGGACGACATGCGCACCCAGGCCGAGCGCTTCGGCGCCGAGCTGGTGCCGGCCGACGTCACCGAGGTCGACCTCACCGTCGACCCCAAGATCGTCAAGGTCGGCTCCGAGGTGCACCGGGCGCACGCCGTCATCGTGGCCACCGGGTCCAAGTACCGGTACCTCGGCCTGGACAACGAGCAGCGCCTGCTCGGCCACGGCGTCTCGGCCTGCGCCACCTGCGACGGCTTCTTCTTCCGCGACCAGGACATCGTCGTGGTCGGCGGCGGCGACTCCGCGATGGAGGAGGCCACGTTCCTCACCCGCTTCGCCAAGTCGGTCACCGTGGTGCACCGGCGCACCGAGCTGCGGGCGTCGAAGATCATGCAGAAGCGCGCCCAGGACAACGAGAAGATCCGCTGGGCGCTGGGCAAGCAGGTCACCGACGTGCACGGTGACACCGCCGTCTCCGCCGTCGAGCTCACCGACGTCGAGACCGGGGCCACCGAGCAGCTGCCGGTCTCCGGCCTGTTCGTGGCGATCGGCCACGACCCGCGCACCGAGCTCTTCGCCGGCCAGCTCAAGCTGGACGACGAGGGCTACATCGTCGCGGAGCACCCGACCACCCGCACCAACATCGACGGCGTCTTCGCCTGCGGCGACGTGGTCGACAACATCTACCGGCAGGCCATCACCTCCGCCGGCACCGGCGCCAAGGCGGCCATCGACGCCGAGCGCTGGCTCGCCGACGCCTTCGACGAGCGCTGA
- the trxA gene encoding thioredoxin, whose product MAGNTVTVTDASFASDVLGSDKPVLVDFWAEWCGPCKMVAPVLEEIAAEHADKLTIAKLNIDENPQIARDYQVMSIPTMTVFQGGKPVKSIIGAKPKGAILSDLSDYI is encoded by the coding sequence ATGGCAGGCAACACCGTGACCGTCACCGACGCCAGCTTCGCCAGCGACGTGCTGGGCAGCGACAAGCCCGTGCTGGTCGACTTCTGGGCCGAGTGGTGCGGACCGTGCAAGATGGTCGCCCCCGTGCTCGAGGAGATCGCCGCCGAGCACGCGGACAAGCTGACCATCGCCAAGCTCAACATCGACGAGAACCCGCAGATCGCGCGGGACTACCAGGTGATGTCGATCCCGACGATGACCGTCTTCCAGGGCGGCAAGCCGGTGAAGAGCATCATCGGCGCCAAGCCCAAGGGCGCCATCCTGTCGGACCTGTCCGACTACATCTGA
- a CDS encoding N-acetylmuramoyl-L-alanine amidase has protein sequence MAEVQAVLSTLDLLASQPASGEYDGVTELAVRHFQQVRGLSVDGRVGEETYRALTEARWSLGDRLLRHDPEHPARGDDVRRLQELLLELGYDAGRADGILGPETEAGLRSFQRDYGLTSDGTCGPATLRALKQLGRRVTGGRPQLLRQSASLVESGPHLIGRVIVIDPGHGGADTGFTAGETTEADLVFDLASRIEGRLAAAGATVYLTHGRTGDPTAAERTAFANDARADLFLSLHMEAHGSAHARGVASYYYGTGSGASSTVGEQFANLVRREVIARTGMLDCGSHPKTWDILRMTRMPAVRVDCGYLSHPVDRLLLLDARLRSTVAQAVVAAVQRLFLPAEADPPTGTFLLPARG, from the coding sequence GTGGCCGAGGTGCAGGCGGTGCTCAGCACGCTCGACCTGCTGGCCTCCCAGCCGGCATCCGGGGAGTACGACGGCGTCACCGAGCTGGCGGTCCGGCACTTCCAGCAGGTCCGCGGCCTGTCCGTCGACGGCCGGGTCGGCGAGGAGACCTACCGCGCGCTGACCGAGGCGCGCTGGTCGCTGGGTGACCGGCTGCTCCGGCACGACCCCGAGCACCCGGCCCGCGGCGACGACGTGCGCCGGTTGCAGGAGCTGCTGCTCGAGCTCGGCTACGACGCCGGCCGCGCCGACGGCATCCTGGGCCCGGAGACCGAGGCGGGGCTGCGGTCCTTCCAGCGCGACTACGGGCTGACCTCCGACGGCACCTGCGGCCCGGCCACCCTGCGCGCGCTCAAGCAGCTGGGTCGGCGGGTCACCGGCGGCCGGCCGCAGCTGCTGCGGCAGAGCGCCTCCCTGGTGGAGTCCGGGCCGCACCTGATCGGCCGCGTCATCGTCATCGACCCCGGCCACGGTGGCGCGGACACCGGCTTCACCGCCGGGGAGACCACCGAGGCCGACCTGGTGTTCGACCTCGCGTCCCGGATCGAGGGCCGGCTGGCCGCGGCCGGCGCGACGGTCTACCTGACGCACGGCCGCACTGGCGACCCCACCGCCGCCGAGCGGACCGCGTTCGCCAACGACGCCCGAGCCGACCTGTTCCTCTCCCTGCACATGGAGGCGCACGGCTCCGCGCACGCCCGCGGCGTGGCCAGCTACTACTACGGCACCGGTTCGGGGGCCAGCTCCACCGTCGGCGAGCAGTTCGCCAACCTGGTGCGCCGGGAGGTCATCGCCCGCACCGGGATGCTCGACTGCGGCTCGCACCCCAAGACCTGGGACATCCTGCGGATGACCCGCATGCCCGCCGTCCGGGTCGACTGCGGCTACCTCTCCCACCCGGTCGACCGGCTGCTGCTGCTCGACGCCCGGCTGCGGAGCACGGTCGCGCAGGCCGTCGTCGCCGCCGTCCAGCGGCTCTTCCTGCCGGCCGAGGCCGACCCGCCGACCGGCACCTTCCTGCTGCCCGCCCGGGGCTGA